A genomic region of Caenorhabditis elegans chromosome V contains the following coding sequences:
- the D1086.21 gene encoding Response regulator (Partially confirmed by transcript evidence), protein MELKMEVYTMATYCIFSQIKPELLEMIVLTAEEQHYKHISYLVWNQPEEMIELIAKHRPDMIIMWKNIPIRDNYLMTLNLIVQKLKGNYDTFKLILGANLPIMASKDEFVNGKQKVNPNIILKFLSHEEKDKDVKWELMKTIQSWDNENAKGRKRPFDFPFTLGFDS, encoded by the exons ATGGAATTG AAAATGGAAGTCTACACGATGGCCACATATTGCATTTTCTCGCAGATCAAGCCGGAGCTTTTAGAAATGATCGTTCTTACAG CTGAAGAGCAACACTACAAACACATCAGTTACCTCGTCTGGAATCAACCTGAAGAAATGATTGAACTCATCGCAAAACATAGACCGGATATGATTataatgtggaaaaatattccaattcGTGACAATTATTTAATGACTTTGAATTT aatagttcaaaaattgaaaggcAACTACGACACGTTCAAACTCATCCTTGGAGCGAACCTGCCAATTATGGCTTCGAAAGATGAATTTGTGAATGGAAAACAGAAAGTAAATCCGAAtatcattctgaaatttttatctcATGAAGAAAAAGACAAGGATGTCAAGTGGGAGCTGATG aagaCAATTCAGTCATGGGACAACGAGAACGCTAAAGGAAGAAAGAGACCGTTTGATTTCCCGTTCACTCTTGGTTTTGATtcttaa